Within the Gloeobacter kilaueensis JS1 genome, the region GCGGCAGCGTATTGCTGGGTGCCCACCAGCGACATCAGCCCAGGCACGAGGGTGCTCAGGTAGGGCTGCAGGGAGAAGAAGCTGGGTGGCGGAAAATAAGAAGTCATCCAGTTACCTCAAATCTAGAGCGCGGGGGCGGCCTGCACTTGCGGTGCCTCCGGCAGTTGGGCCGCCGGAGAAGCTTCTTTGATCGACGAGCGGTTGCGCGCGTAGGCTCTCTGGCGGGCAAGGGTGAGCGGGTCACCGGCGGCCAGATCGAGCAGGACCGGCAGAGCGCTGAGCGAATCGAGGGAAAGGCGCTGGTAGAGCTTTGTGTAGCGCAGCAGGTTCTCGGCGTACTCGGGGTTGTAGGTGCGCCAGTTGCCGCCGTTGTGGGCCGCTGCCACCTTTTCGGGGTCGCCCGAGCGCATCGCAGCAAGCAGCCCCCCGTGCAGGCCCCGCGCGTCCTCGCCGTGGCGGATGAAATCGGCGAGCACCTGCAGCTGCGTTCTGGGGTCCGGCGACTGGATGGCGGTGAGAAGTTCGCTGCCACTTTTGCCGCTGCGCTGCTGCCAGCGATAATCGAGGGTCTGGTAGCCCGCGATCTGGCCGTAGCCGTAGGTCGTCGCCAGTTCTCGCAGCTGGCCGGGCGTAAAGTCGGCGAAGCTGCGCATCGCCTGCAATTTTGCTTCTGTGGTTGGACGGGGACCGGTCATACTGGCGAGCAGTCCCGGCAGGCTGACCGCCTGGGCGTTTGCCCGTGCAAACAATTCATCGATCGCCTGTTTGTCATTGCCGGGATCGAAGTGTTCCAGTTGGGGGCGCTGGGCATTGAGCTGACGGTGGACCGCGCCGAGGGATCTAGCAAAGCTCGCCTCCCAGCGCGGCAGGCTGTGCTTGCCGCCGCTACTTTCTTGTTGCATGAGAGCGTAGAACCAGTCCGCCGGAATGTGCTGCGGGCCATCGCCCCCGGCAACCGCCTCCAGCTGCGCCCGGTAGTCCACCCCCAGGTGCGTATGGCGATCGAGCCTGCCGTCTAGAATCGCGAGCTGCTGTTTGAAGCTGCTGGAGCCGAGGTGAGTGGCGCGGGCAGCCACCGCCTCGCCCAGGGCCTGAGCGGTGGTACCGTCGAAGGAACCCACCGGCAGATGATGCTCCTGCTGAAAGTTCTGAATCGCCCGCTGGGTGCCGGAGCCGAGCAGGCCGTCGATCGTTGCCGCTGAGGAGGAACCAGCGCCGGCGGTGTAGCCCAAAAAGACCAGTTGCCGCTGTAAACTCTTGACCGCCTCCGGGTCGCGGGCAAAGGCCGCACGGCTGTCTTCGCCTGTATCGAGGTTCTGCCAGAGGGTCTTTAGCTGATTGGCCCGCTCCCTGGTCCCATTGCCCAGCGCCACAGCGCGCGTTGCCGGATTGCGAAAAAGGTCCATCGCTCGCACTCCTTAAAGGCTGTAGTGTCTCTGGGCCAGTTCGTCGCTGAGAGCCTGGTGAATCGCCTGAAAGATCGCCTCGTAACCGCGCTTGTCGGTCTGCAGCTCCAGATTAAGAAGCGAGCGGGTCACGATCTCGAGGTTGTCGAGGCGGGCCGCCAGGTAGGCTCCCTGGTTGATCTGCTCGGCTAAAAGCAGATTGCGCGCCTCGATAAGCTTGGCTTCGAGCGATTCTGCATCCGGCTCCGGCTGGTTGCCGAGTGGGTCGAGATTTTGCCTCACACTCCAATCGAGGGCCGCGAGGGCGTACTCGATCGGCGTGCATTCGAGCTGTTCGCTCAGCGCCTGCAGCTGGTGGGCCAGCGCCTCTGAAATTTCAAGCGTGATCGCCATCGTTTGCTCCTTTGCTTACGCGACGTTCAATTGCAGCGGCACAACCTGCTCGTGCTCCCGGCCACCTTCTTGCCAACAAAGCCGGATGTGGCGCACACCCAGGTAATCAGCGGCGATCTGCCAGAAAAGCCGGGTCGAGCGGTGGCGCAGACAGCCCAGGGCGAAGTCGGCCTGGTAGGCGTCGCTGCAGTGGAGGTGCCATTCTCCTTGCTGGACGGTGCTTGCCAGTTGCCCGAGAAAGTCCCGGTACGGCTGGGGCGGATTGACTTCGCTAAAAAGACGCCGCCAGAAGGGTCTGAGCGTCGCCGCTTTGCCCTGCCGCCCGCGCGCCAGTTGCGCACTCAGGTAGCTTTGATCGCTGTTGTAGTGCCAGTCGCGGCCAGTGAGCATCTTCTCCAGCGCCGTGCAGGCAGAACCCACCTGAGCAAAGCGCTCCCGTCGGGTACTGTCGCGGCGGCACAGATCCAGATAAAAGACGGCGCGCTCCCACGCCTCCAGCGGCTGGCGCAGGCGCTGCAACATCGCCGTTACCTTCGACGGATCCGCTCCCAATAGCTGCTCGAGCGCCTCGATGTGGGTGGTGAGGGCAACCCACCGCTGCGGCACGCCCCGGCGGCTATCGGGCCAGAACGCCGGCAGCGTTGTCGGTGAATTCGTCTGGCCAGTGTCGCTTTTTTGCAGCAGACCCTGCAGTCGCGAGAGATTCTGACCAAATTGTTTTTCAAGAAGCAAATTCAGCACCTGCTCGCGGGCCGGCCCGCTCCAGCGCTCAATGAGTTGCACGGCACTGACGTCCGATTCAAAGATATCGATTCCAGCCCGCTGCGCCCCTGTACGGCCCTGCAGGCGCACGACATGCCGTCGCAGGGTCCGCACCGAGACTTTATCGACGCTGCCCGCCGCGATGCCCTCCTTGAGAATCCGGGTGGCTTCCTCCGGTTCGAGGCGCATCAGTTCGGTGAGCCGTCCAACCCCCAACCCCAGCGCGCCGTGCAGCTCTGTCCGCTCCGCCAGGCGCATCGCGTGTCGGCTCACAGTATGGCCAAATGGACATCTTTCGGAGTCGAGAAAACTCTCAAAGCGAGCAAAGCCCATCTGGAGATAGAGCCGCTGCTGCTTGATGGCCAGAAGTGCCCTGCCAAGTTCCAGCCGCTGTCCAGCGTCCGGATCGCCGCTGTGGCGCAATTCATCGAGAATCTGTAATTGGGAGATCATTGGAGAAATCCTGCAACGTTCTTCGCTTGCAGGCATCATATCTAATCTGATTAATTCCCACAACTGGGATGATAAGAAGAATTTTGTGTGGCCGGTGCCGGACAGTGGGGTGATGCCGTCCCCCTACGCCGCCGATGCCTGGTGGTACATTAGGGAGAGATGGAGAGGTGGTAGAGCGGTTGATTGCGCCGGTCTTGAAAACCGGAGAAGGGAAACCTTCCGTGGGTTCGAATCCCACCCTCTCCGCTTACATTTCAGCCTCAAACCTTTACGGGATGGGACTTTTTAGTGTTCGCGCTCTTCCCAGGCGACAGGGACAGACGTGTACAGAGTGGTACAGAGAGCTATAGAATTTAGTGACGCTGGTAGTGACGCATCATTTTGACGCCCAGCCGTCGCTAAATTTCCGCCCCGTGGGGGCGCTCGACATGCGGCCTGAGACCCTGGAAAGCCTGCTTGATAAAGCGAATGGCCGCCTGAAGGCCGGTAGGGTCGGCGTCACTATTTTCTGGCGAGCTGGGAGGAACAAGCTGCACCTGCGGGGAATGTTTCCACCCAGACCAGGGAGTGAGCGGACAACCCCCTATCAGCACAGGGGCATTTCATTCTAAAGAGAATTTTGAGGGTTGACAGGCCAAACATACAGCGTCTCTGCGCCTGAGCACGGTTCTCCATCAACAGCGAACGCTACAGGTTCAACGCAAAGCTTCGCGCCACTGTCCACACTTGCACTAAAGGCAGGGTTCGGATGCGACTACGGTCCTCGCCGAAGGTCACGTCCTTTGGATAATGAACTTTATTCTCGATTCCCCAATGACCACGTATCCGCTCAGCAAATTCCCTCGCACTCGCTTCGATGCTCGACAGGTACCAGTGCGTCTTTATCGTTATACTCCCCCGCAACTCTCGATACCGCTCCAGGCAAATTAGCGTTTTTACTCCAAGCCAATCTGCAAAGCACTCTTCCTCTACCTTACAAATACTCACCTGCCGTTTTTCTAAACGGTGGTGACCTTGCTCTTCACTCTCCCACTGCTCTTCCACCTCAAAGTTTTTGCGCACTCGCTCCAACAGTTTTGGCTGGTTGCCTTTGACGATGGCAATGTAGTGGTTTCCGCTTTCTATAATGCTTTGACAGTTTTTTTTGGGTATTTATAGCATCAAAAGTAAACACGACACCTTTGAGTGCTAACTGCTCGATGAGTGCTGGTAAGGCTTTAATTTCGTTACTTTTTTGAGCGACTTGCTGATGAGCAACAATCCAATCACGTTCGACGAGATAGGCATGAACGATTTGAATAGCAGGATGGGGTTCGCTGTGGGGGTTATTGTGCTGCACACAGTAAGAACCCTTCAGTACTTTCCCATCGAGGGCAATCGTCTCCCCAGCCAAAGGTTCAACCTTCAAGAACTGCGCAATGCAGGCGGCGTACTGCTGATAGTCGATTTGTAAGAGGACACGGCGGATTGTACTGTAGGAGGGCAGGCGTTGCTTTTCAATATCAAACAGTTCGATGAGAGCTTCTGAGTTGGCTTTGATCCAGTCGTCGATAGCGAGGAAGCCCCGATTACCGGCAACAACAGCTATGGTAAAAATAGTCAAGCACAAAGACAAAGAGTGTCTGCGTCCTTCCCCTCGGCGTTGGTCCGTCAGATTCTCAAAAGCATGAAGGATGGCGAAGTCGCGCACTGGAAAACCTGCTACGCCTGTTCTCCAGCTAGTCTAACCTATAGAATGAAACAACCCTGGTATTTGGCAGAGAAAAAAGAGGCGTATCGCCCTTCAAAGGGTGGTCAACTTGACCACCTTACGGAACCACAAAGGACAGCCGAAAAACTCCGTCAGCTTGAGGGAGTTAAAGGAGAAACCGCTGAGCGCCCCTGCCGCTACTGCTGGCCGTTCTGCTCGCCGCGCTGCTGGAGAATGTCGAGTATCCGCCGGTTCTCTGTCTGCAATCCCCGGATGTAACCGGAGTTCTCATCGACTCGCACTACTAAGGCATCGAAACGCTCGATAAGGTCGTCGGCCACATCGACCAGGCCAGCAATGGCATTGACTGCCATATTGTTTGCCTCAGCTACTTGAACCGTCAGATCCGCAATAGCCCGGCTGTTGGCATCTACCTGCTGCTGCGTGACAGCCTGCTGCCGAATGAGCACTTCGAGGGCGGTCTCGATGCGATCAAGACGGCTGCCAGAGCCAGAATCGCGCTGGCCGTTACCAGTGGTCATCCCTGCTCTCCTTTGCCCTTGTCGTCGGGGACGTACTTCAATAGGTTGCCAAGCTCACACTCAAAGGTGCGGTGGTGAGTGCGCTGGGGCCGCCTCGCTCCAGCCGATAAGCCTATGAACCGGTACTCTTTCCCTCTGCCGGCAATGGCGGGATCGACATCCAGTAGTCAGGCAGCATGGAAACTTCAACAAATGTATACCCATTGGAATGGTACCAGCGGCCATTTTTGAACTCCACCAACTGGAAGTTCATCCCGCCAAAGACTGGGTGATTCAAACATGCCAAAACGTGCTCGCCCTCTGGAGGCATCTCGTCATTTGGGGACTTCCAGGACGATTGCTGTTTACTCACGAATTTAACCTCTTGCTGTTTGAAGTGTAGCCCGGCAAGGGCCGGGCACTTCCGCAAAGGCTCTGCAATGCGACCGTAGGAGCTTACGATGCTGCCCTTAATTTTCGTCGCCGCCTGGCTTTTCGGGGACGTACTTCAGCACATCGCCGGGCGTGCAAGTCAACGCTGCGCAAATCGCGTCTACGACATGTTTATCGGGATACACGCTGCCGTCATTGTTGATGCGGTAAAGCGTGTTCGTCGGCACCCCCGTCATTTTTGAGAGCCGGTAGACGGTGATGCCGTGCTGCTTGAGGAGGTCTTTGAGCCTGTTGGTCACGGTCACAGATTTACTCTACCAGTTCAAAATAACACATACTGCCATAGAACGACGATATTATGGGATGCAGTTGTAATGTTACATGCTACTATGTAATAATTAGAGCATAAAGAGAGCGGTCCCGCCTGGCAGCAAAGTCCGCTCTCCAACCCCGAAAGGAGTCCCCATCATGATTGCACAGTCCAACAGTCCTTACACGATCGCCGCTGCCGCCCGCATCCTGGGCGTAGCTGCTACCGCTATCCGCGAGGTGCGCGGTGCTTTCAACTGCCTGCTGGTGGTCTTTCGTCACGCTCGCGCCCGGTTCGTCTCGGCTGCTGCATTCTAGGAAGACTACGCGGCGCTACCGGCCACGGGCGCTCTTGCCCTTACTGGTGAGGTCCATCATCAGGGCGGCGGCTGCTACCTCGTCCGGGGAAGCTCGGGCGACCTCCACGCCGTCGATGTGCCCTTCGAGGGTTGCGACTGCCCAGACCACAAATTCCGGGCTCGGCGGTGCAAACACCTCGTTCTGGCCGCTGCTGCCGAGGCGCTGCGCACTGCCGTAGCCCCGACTCCGCTCACTGCTGCCAACGTCGGTTAGGGGAGGGACGACATCATGCAGACACCTCAGGGGCGTTGCCCCAACGCCCCCAAGTTCATCAAGCTGGGCGAGCGCATCCTGGGCCTCGCCCACGTCGTCAGCATCGACTTCTACGTCAGCAAGGCCAACAGCCTGGAGGCCCGCGTCACCCTCACCGGCCAGTTTGACGATGGCAACGGGAGCGAGCCGCGCTCGATGACCTTCGGAGGCAAGTGGGCGGAGGCTCTGGCCGACTACTTCAACACCGATGTGGCCCCGCGCAGCTTCCGGCGGTTTATCGCTAATGCCCATCTGTATTATTCAAGAAGGAACTCAAATCATGCCTGAACTTTCACCAACAATGGAACTCCGCTGTCTTGCCCAAACCCTCGCCAATCAGGCCGAACGGGCAATCAATTTTTCCTGTGCGCTCCGCATCCTTGCAGAGGGTGCTTCCAGAGCCGATTCAGGCGATTTGCAGCGGGCTCTGCAGTTTATGGGCTCGATTGCAGACAACGAATTCTGTGACATCAGCGATAACGCGCTCAAGCTCAAGAGTCTTCTGGGGCTCAACTAACAGCCGCCTACCACGAACGCAGCCCTCAGCCTTCTGGGGACTTTCTATTGTCCATTCATCCACCCACACTACGCGCACAATCACCATGAACCTCGTACAACCGCTCGCCATCCCTCCCCGCCTGCAGACGCCCAGGATGACCGACATCCTCGAACTCGGTCAGATGCTCGGGCCTGCCATCTGGAACCTGCGGCAGTTGCCCTCAGTGGAGTAGACATAGCCTTTCTGCGGCTCTGAGCGGTGATCATTGCCTCCCGCACCCATCCGGCTCCTCCGGTTCCCCTGGCGATCGAGCGGCCTGCCTTCTGTACAAAGGGGGCAAGACGCGAAAGCGGTAAACTTGGGAGCCTGTAGAGGGTTTGCCCGCGAGCTTTCTGTGAGGAGCCTGGCCAGTCATGTTGCTTCCCAACCACGAACGAGCCACGATCGACGTCGAGGGCAAGCTCAGAGGCTACTGCCTCAATCCCGACCACCCAATAAGGAAAGCACAAGGCCCGCGTGTTCAAAGCTGCTCTCGGTTTTAGCGCCGACGACGCAGAGGCTCTAGCGGACCTCATTCGCCAAGCCATCGCCATTCACGATGCCATTTTGTTAGGAGACAATGAGGTGGGAACGGGCACCCGCTACCGGGTGGACTTCGATGTTCCAGGCCAGGAGCGCATCGTCACCATCCGCACTGGGTGGAACGTAGACCAGGGCAGTGAAACCGTTCGTCTGACCACCTGTTTCGTCCTCGAAGGGTAAAGCTATGGATACGGATATCAACCTGCATGACGTGGTTGAGTTGCTGGTAGACCTGAATGAGCCGCACCTGCGGCAGGGTAGCACCGGCACCGTCGTAGACCGGTGGGCGAGCGGCGAGTACGAGGTCGAGTTCAGCGACGAGACGGGCCGGGCTCTGGCGATGGTGGCTCTCACACCCGCTCAGTTCCGGGTGGTCTGGAAGCTACCCAGCGGTGGGAAGATCCGCACATGAACCGGCCCGACTTCTCCGCTATGACCCTCGCTGAACTGAAAGCCCACATGCTCGCCCATCGGGAAGATGCCGAGGCTTTCTACGCTTACATGGACCGTTCCGACGCCGAGCGCCCTGTGCTCGCCATCTTTGAATCGGGTGAACCTCTGACTCAGGGAGCGCTCGATCGCATCCGTCGGGAGCGGCACAAGCAGAGTAAAAGCTGAGGAGCGTTGGTGCCGTCCAGGCTGCGGGCCGTTGTCCCAACGGCCCCGAGGCACGTCCGGCAACACCCCTGAAAATTAGTGACGCTAGTAGTGACGGATTGCTGGAAATACTGTCCAGAGCTTATCAGCGCCGGTCTTAAAAACCGGAGAAGGGAAACCTTCCGTGGGTTCGAATCCCACCCTCTCCGCTTACATTTCAGCCCCAAACCCTTTTGGAATGGGGCTTTTTAGTGTTCGCGCTCTTCCCAGGCGACAGGGACAGACGTGTACAGAGTGGTATGGAAAGGGATAGAATTTAGCCACGCTCTGAGAGCTTGTTTATAAAGTCGCTTCAGATTTTGGTGGGTGCAAGCGCTTGAGCATCAGTCGGATCATCGACACGTACACCATCGCTTCATGCGTCTCCGGCCATTGCTCATAATCTTTACTCAAACGACGACAGCGACCTAGCCAACCAAACGTTCGTTCCACCACCCATCGTTGGCGCTGCACCACAAAACCCTTGCCCTGCTTTTCGACGATTTGTACCTTCCAGCCACAGAC harbors:
- a CDS encoding peptidoglycan-binding domain-containing protein: MDLFRNPATRAVALGNGTRERANQLKTLWQNLDTGEDSRAAFARDPEAVKSLQRQLVFLGYTAGAGSSSAATIDGLLGSGTQRAIQNFQQEHHLPVGSFDGTTAQALGEAVAARATHLGSSSFKQQLAILDGRLDRHTHLGVDYRAQLEAVAGGDGPQHIPADWFYALMQQESSGGKHSLPRWEASFARSLGAVHRQLNAQRPQLEHFDPGNDKQAIDELFARANAQAVSLPGLLASMTGPRPTTEAKLQAMRSFADFTPGQLRELATTYGYGQIAGYQTLDYRWQQRSGKSGSELLTAIQSPDPRTQLQVLADFIRHGEDARGLHGGLLAAMRSGDPEKVAAAHNGGNWRTYNPEYAENLLRYTKLYQRLSLDSLSALPVLLDLAAGDPLTLARQRAYARNRSSIKEASPAAQLPEAPQVQAAPAL
- a CDS encoding helix-turn-helix domain-containing protein, yielding MTVTNRLKDLLKQHGITVYRLSKMTGVPTNTLYRINNDGSVYPDKHVVDAICAALTCTPGDVLKYVPEKPGGDEN
- a CDS encoding DUF6883 domain-containing protein → MFKAALGFSADDAEALADLIRQAIAIHDAILLGDNEVGTGTRYRVDFDVPGQERIVTIRTGWNVDQGSETVRLTTCFVLEG
- a CDS encoding DUF4926 domain-containing protein, encoding MDTDINLHDVVELLVDLNEPHLRQGSTGTVVDRWASGEYEVEFSDETGRALAMVALTPAQFRVVWKLPSGGKIRT
- a CDS encoding DUF6887 family protein; this encodes MNRPDFSAMTLAELKAHMLAHREDAEAFYAYMDRSDAERPVLAIFESGEPLTQGALDRIRRERHKQSKS